From Centroberyx gerrardi isolate f3 chromosome 15, fCenGer3.hap1.cur.20231027, whole genome shotgun sequence:
AGAACAtgttcttttattatttttattatagaTAATCTTATTTCCTGGTTTTTGAATCTTGTTTCTGATATCTTTCACCTGATttgtttcactttctctctcctcagatcaTAAATGTCCTGTGGTGGTACTACTTCTCCAAGCTCATTGAGTTCATGGATACCTTTTTCTTCATACTACGAAAGAATAACCACCAGATTACATTTCTTCACATCTACCACCATGCTAGCATGCTGAACATCTGGTGGTTTGTTATGAACTGGGTCCCCTGCGGTCATTGTGAGTGTTTCAACACAACTTCAccctccactgactcaaatcatTCAAGTAACCACATTCACCGTTTAGCCTTACAGCGGGCTAAATAATTCAGGTCCTCTTACGTTAAAAACCAGCTGGCcctaaaaacagacaaagactTAAAGGACACATGGTGACTGTTATTGTATTGAATCCCACAGCACGTGTAATGTCTGTGTTCATTACACTAGTGCTGTCTGATTAAAGCTGCACAGAAAACTGCAACTTTAGCAGCAACTACCCCAATCTGCAAGTTATGaagttgtcatttttctttatcttaaACTGAAATCTTATTCTGAGTATATTTTTTACTGTACTGTTACTGTCACCACTTAATTGTTTTAGGAGTATTTATTATCAAATATAATTAGAAATTCCTATTCAATACCGTCAGGGGTCAAGAGCTATATGGGAATGTCAAGAGCTATAAAGATAATGTTTTTACACTTGGAGCAAGATTCATAATGATATGGCCGTCAATCTGGTGACAGTGTGATATTTATTACCCATATGCATCCATTTTTTACTTATTgttattatatgtttattatattatatctgCGTTATATTACTATTAATGGCTTCAATTAGTTTTGATTGAAGGTGATGTGAATGTTGCAAATAGAGCGGACTGGTGAAACTAATAGTTTTTTAAAGCCCTATATGATAACTACTTGCCTAAATTCACTGACTGTTATCTCCCACTGTGGATGAgtgactttccctgtctcttcTGTGTCTTCATCAGCGTACTTTGGTGCCTCCCTCAACAGCTTTGTCCACGTCGTCATGTATTCCTACTACGGCCTCTCAGCTGTCCCGGCCATGCGGCCTTACCTCTGGTGGAAGAAGTACATCACACAGTTACAGCTGGTGAGCTCCTCCTGCACTTTGTTTACCTGTTTCACTTATTGTCCAATATCAGGAAGGGtgtaaaaaatatgaaaaataaaatgtatggtTATGAGCTAAGGGATGAAATGCAATCTTTGGTTTCTATGCGATGGTAATGTTCACTTCACAGTGTGGAGTTGGTTCTGCTATTTTGATGTCGGAGTGCTCTTGGACTATTTTCTGCAACATCCTCTTTAATACAGAGCAGAAGGCTGAAGGAAAAGCAACATTTTTGCCATCcatttaagatattttaagCACTGGATCAATGGTACCtttccatgctctctctctctctctctctctctctctctctctctgtctctccccgtctttctcactcttgtgtgtgtctgtgtctgtgtgccatGCTTCCTCCACAGATTCAGTTCTTTTTAACCATGTCCCAGACGATGTGCGCAGTAATATGGCCGTGCGGTTTCCCTAACGGCTGGCTGTATTTCCAAATAGGTTACATGGTCACACTCATCATCCTTTTCTCAAACTTCTACATTCAGGTGAGTTGTGATTATATGGTCAGTTGTTTTTCGAGTTTCAATTATCAATTTAAGTGTTCAATATTCATTTAGAAATAAAGCTACAGATTTCTGTAATCAGTGTATTTagattgtaaaaatgtaaaaagattTCTTGCAGCAATTgtagtttctgtgtgtctgttactAACTACATCATAAAtacagacatatatatatatgtaattgtgttgtaatgaaatgtatttatcaAGCACTTGTGTTTTTCAGGTTAACTTTTAAAATAACATCTTTTTGACAtgttccctccgtctctctccctctccctctctctgtctcactagACGTACAAGAAGCATAGTGTGTCTCTTAAGAAGGAGCATCAGAATGGCTCTCTTGTATCAACAAATGGACATGCAAATGGGGCACCAACTATGGAAAGCACTGCACATAAGAAACTGAGGGTGGACTGACATTTGAGAAACCACACCCGATTCTCATTGTAGCATATTAGCTA
This genomic window contains:
- the elovl5 gene encoding very long chain fatty acid elongase 5, encoding METFNHRLNTYIDSWMGPREQRVRGWLLLDNYPPTFALTVMYLLIVWMGPKYMRHRQPCSCRGLLVLYNLGLTLLSFYMFYELVTAVWYGGYNFYCQDIHSAREADNKIINVLWWYYFSKLIEFMDTFFFILRKNNHQITFLHIYHHASMLNIWWFVMNWVPCGHSYFGASLNSFVHVVMYSYYGLSAVPAMRPYLWWKKYITQLQLIQFFLTMSQTMCAVIWPCGFPNGWLYFQIGYMVTLIILFSNFYIQTYKKHSVSLKKEHQNGSLVSTNGHANGAPTMESTAHKKLRVD